From one Coffea eugenioides isolate CCC68of chromosome 11, Ceug_1.0, whole genome shotgun sequence genomic stretch:
- the LOC113754029 gene encoding phytanoyl-CoA dioxygenase, whose protein sequence is MGIHGSLSSDQLNIFNTQGYLVMESFSSPEEIESMRKRMDDLLDEFDPSTTSTIFSTKTHQHATNDYFFESAEKISFFFEEKAFDEDGNLKQPKKLSINKVGHALDELDPVFKKFSRSDKLSGLLLSLGYKKPVIIQSMYIFKQPGIGGEVVPHQDNSFLYTEPSTCTGLWLALEDATLVNGCLWAIPGSHKNGLVRRFTRDENGVHFDKPSPSYDQKDFVPVEVKAGSLVVIHGDLIHQSFENRSSQSRHAYSLHVVDTDGCRWAQDNWIRRKVDPEPIYG, encoded by the exons ATGGGCATCCATGGAAGCCTCAGCTCAGACCAGCTTAACATCTTCAATACCCAAG GGTACTTGGTGATGGAATCATTTTCAAGCCCAGAGGAGATAGAATCCATGAGGAAAAGAATGGATGATTTGCTTGATGAATTTGACCCTTCTACAACTTCCACTATTTTTTCCACCAAAACCCAC cAACATGCTACAAATGACTACTTCTTTGAAAGTGCTGAGAAGATTTCATTCTTCTTTGAAG AGAAAGCATTTGATGAGGATGGTAACTTGAAGCAACCGAAGAAACTCTCAATCAACAAAGTTggacatg CCTTAGATGAGCTTGATCCGGTATTTAAGAAGTTCTCTAGGTCAGATAAGCTGTCTGGGTTGTTGCTTTCATTGGGTTACAAAAAACCAGTTATTATCCAATCCATGTACATCTTTAAG CAACCAGGTATTGGAGGTGAAGTAGTGCCGCACCAGGATAACTCCTTCCTCTATACTGAACCATCAACTTGCACAGGGCTGTGGCTTGCTTTAGAAGATGCAACACTCGTAAATGGTTGCCTTTGGGCCATTCCTGGATCCCATAAAA ATGGCCTTGTGAGGAGATTCACTAGAGATGAGAATGGTGTACATTTTGATAAGCCATCTCCATCCTATGACCAAAAAGATTTTGTTCCTGTTGAAGTGAAAGCAGGGTCTTTGGTAGTCATTCATGGAGATCTTATCCACCAAAG TTTTGAGAATCGGTCATCACAATCAAGACATGCTTACAGTTTACATGTGGTGGATACTGATGGTTGCAGATGGGCACAAGATAATTG